The following are from one region of the Arcobacter defluvii genome:
- a CDS encoding DNA topoisomerase 3, which yields MKLFIAEKPELAKAITTGLNGTVQREDGYFKVGDNLVTWAYGHILGLAMPEDYDEKFRSWNLNDLPLQIDTNNFKYLPLDNSKKQLKLIVDLINSKDIKTIVNAGDNDEEGQILVDEILAYADNKKPVERVLISDLTEKGVKKALQDIKSNDDFKGLSDSGFSRSQADWLVGINFTRAYSKLAQLQGYQGVLSVGRVQTPILGLIVARDKEHESHQSSFYYSIKGTFNTNNILFNANLKLDEKITTEDEANKILNDCKGSLGTVLKAINEPKRTNPPLPYNLLDLQAECSKKFSYKPDKTLEITQSLREKHKLITYNRSDCSYLPENLFEEAPATLESIKANLLDFKDFIDHADSSIKSLAWNTANTTAHHGIIPTDKRVKIEDLSKDELNVYTLIARKFVAQFYEAKEYIHTQIEISVKDNIFTTSAKRTTKQGFEVLFKGEIEDEENEELENNTNLENISPNAPVNCEDITVSKEKTKPKPYYTVSSLLKDLTSVAKYIKNPEIKKLLIEKDKDKKGENGGIGTPATRSAHIKNLFDKGYIVEDKKAIKSTTTGRKLIELSPATLSSPDMTALWYEQQKDIQNGTLSKEEFLNNVEIYINDEINRIKNSNKFESLANENSIKCPTCETGVLRRLKSNKDSKFFWGCSNYQDGCKTSFSDDKGKPLIIKPSGHKYKCPDCKDGDLIKRKTIKDKKTSYWWGCSNYSKGCKYTTFDDKGKPKKK from the coding sequence ATGAAATTATTTATAGCAGAAAAACCTGAACTTGCAAAAGCAATAACAACAGGATTAAATGGAACAGTTCAAAGAGAAGATGGTTATTTTAAAGTTGGTGATAATCTAGTTACTTGGGCTTATGGACATATTTTAGGTCTTGCAATGCCTGAAGATTATGATGAAAAATTCAGAAGTTGGAATTTAAATGATTTACCACTACAAATAGATACAAATAACTTCAAATATTTACCTCTTGATAATTCAAAAAAACAATTAAAGTTAATTGTTGATTTGATAAATAGTAAAGATATAAAAACTATTGTAAATGCTGGGGATAATGATGAAGAAGGTCAAATACTTGTAGATGAAATATTAGCCTATGCAGATAATAAAAAACCTGTTGAAAGAGTTTTAATCTCTGATTTAACAGAAAAAGGTGTAAAAAAAGCTCTTCAAGATATAAAATCAAATGATGATTTTAAAGGATTATCTGATAGTGGATTTTCTCGTTCTCAAGCTGATTGGCTAGTAGGAATAAATTTTACTAGAGCTTACTCAAAATTGGCTCAACTTCAAGGTTATCAAGGTGTTTTAAGTGTTGGAAGAGTTCAAACTCCTATTTTAGGCTTAATTGTTGCAAGAGATAAAGAACATGAAAGTCATCAAAGTAGCTTTTATTATTCTATTAAAGGGACTTTTAATACTAATAATATACTTTTTAATGCAAATTTAAAACTAGATGAAAAAATTACAACTGAAGATGAAGCAAATAAAATTTTAAATGATTGTAAAGGGAGTTTAGGAACTGTTTTAAAAGCTATAAATGAGCCAAAGAGAACAAATCCTCCATTACCATACAATTTACTTGATTTACAAGCAGAATGCTCTAAAAAGTTTAGCTATAAACCTGATAAAACTTTAGAAATAACACAAAGTTTAAGAGAGAAGCATAAACTTATTACTTATAACCGTTCTGATTGTAGTTATCTTCCTGAAAATTTATTTGAAGAAGCTCCAGCAACTTTAGAAAGTATAAAAGCAAATTTATTAGATTTCAAAGATTTTATAGATCATGCAGATAGTTCTATAAAATCTCTTGCATGGAATACGGCAAATACAACAGCTCATCATGGAATTATTCCAACAGATAAAAGAGTAAAAATTGAAGATTTATCAAAAGATGAATTAAATGTTTATACTTTAATTGCTAGAAAATTTGTAGCTCAATTTTATGAAGCAAAAGAATATATCCATACTCAAATAGAAATATCAGTAAAAGATAATATCTTTACTACAAGTGCAAAAAGAACAACAAAACAAGGTTTTGAAGTGCTGTTTAAAGGTGAGATTGAAGATGAAGAAAATGAAGAGTTAGAAAATAATACTAACTTAGAAAACATATCTCCAAATGCTCCAGTAAATTGTGAAGATATAACAGTATCAAAAGAGAAGACTAAACCAAAACCATATTACACTGTGTCATCACTTCTAAAAGATTTAACAAGTGTAGCTAAGTATATAAAAAACCCTGAAATTAAAAAGCTTTTAATTGAAAAAGATAAAGACAAAAAAGGTGAAAATGGTGGAATTGGTACACCAGCTACAAGGTCGGCACATATTAAAAATCTTTTTGATAAGGGTTATATAGTAGAAGATAAAAAAGCTATTAAATCAACTACTACAGGAAGAAAATTAATAGAGTTATCTCCAGCAACTTTATCAAGTCCTGATATGACTGCTCTATGGTATGAACAACAAAAAGATATTCAAAATGGAACATTATCAAAAGAAGAGTTTTTAAACAATGTAGAAATTTATATCAATGATGAAATAAATAGAATTAAAAACTCTAATAAATTTGAATCTCTTGCAAATGAAAATTCTATTAAATGCCCTACTTGTGAAACTGGAGTTTTAAGAAGATTAAAAAGTAATAAAGATAGTAAATTCTTTTGGGGTTGTAGCAATTATCAAGATGGTTGTAAAACTTCATTTTCTGATGATAAAGGTAAACCTTTAATCATTAAGCCAAGTGGTCATAAATATAAATGTCCTGATTGTAAAGATGGAGATTTAATCAAAAGAAAAACTATAAAAGATAAAAAAACATCTTATTGGTGGGGTTGTTCAAATTATTCAAAAGGTTGTAAATATACAACTTTTGATGATAAAGGTAAACCTAAAAAGAAATAA
- a CDS encoding lytic transglycosylase domain-containing protein, whose product MLETLFIEECKNINVRTPVVSMIIKEESSKNPYSVNVNKNGKSLISFSPKTKNEAKKIAQNYINAGFSVDVGYMQLNSDNFKLLNITLDDALDPCKNLYFASTVFYNFYKDTNKKDSYIDRVKKSLSAYNTGSYELGFTNGYVAKYDKYLEEKYKPMLIKNI is encoded by the coding sequence ATGTTAGAAACTTTATTTATTGAAGAATGTAAAAATATAAATGTTCGAACTCCTGTAGTAAGTATGATTATAAAAGAAGAAAGTTCAAAAAATCCGTATTCAGTGAATGTAAATAAAAATGGAAAAAGTTTAATTTCATTTTCTCCAAAAACAAAAAATGAAGCTAAAAAAATCGCTCAAAATTACATAAATGCTGGATTTAGTGTAGATGTTGGATATATGCAACTTAATAGTGATAATTTTAAGCTGCTAAATATAACTTTAGATGATGCTTTAGACCCTTGCAAAAATTTATATTTTGCTTCAACCGTATTCTATAATTTTTACAAAGATACTAATAAAAAAGATAGCTACATCGATAGAGTTAAAAAAAGTCTTAGTGCATATAATACAGGTTCTTATGAATTAGGTTTTACAAATGGATATGTAGCCAAATATGATAAATATTTAGAAGAAAAATATAAACCTATGTTAATAAAAAATATTTAG